The Candidatus Neomarinimicrobiota bacterium genome has a segment encoding these proteins:
- a CDS encoding 4Fe-4S cluster-binding domain-containing protein produces the protein MNSLKPYLQDPFLNRLYKEIRQAGAMKSISLDLTDECNIRCAGCYYFSEEMDKVKTPSDESQFDSFIEKELERGTNFVTIVGGEPSLRLDRLKKIYDNFKMNVSTNGIIPIPIDGFENMPIGVSIWGNHETDSQLRNKGKRDLFSIALDNYKNDSRAFWYYTVSAGNAHEIASVVDECVANGNRVLFNFYSDIDNLGGALDHRQGFDNVREEIDKVIQRYPNFIYLSSYLTNVISTGELYGQQWGYDVCTTVSTNLPEYADRMKNGNPYSPHFRAYNSDFKTTRRCCTGIDRSCESCLDVWQHFSWVMLNMKKHLRSKQEFTNWLTSMYLFYLINRLVDYENGVKHLPEIHKRVNEIKIATKAQGVEEKI, from the coding sequence ATGAATTCGTTAAAACCTTACCTTCAAGACCCGTTTTTGAATCGGCTGTATAAAGAGATTCGACAAGCAGGAGCTATGAAATCTATCTCATTGGATTTAACGGACGAGTGCAATATCCGATGTGCGGGATGTTATTATTTTTCTGAAGAAATGGATAAAGTAAAAACGCCTTCAGACGAAAGCCAATTTGATTCATTTATTGAAAAAGAATTGGAACGGGGGACGAATTTTGTGACCATTGTTGGGGGTGAACCCAGCTTAAGATTGGATAGACTCAAAAAGATTTATGACAATTTCAAAATGAATGTATCTACAAATGGCATCATTCCAATTCCAATAGATGGATTTGAAAATATGCCTATTGGTGTGTCTATTTGGGGAAATCATGAAACGGATTCACAATTGCGAAATAAGGGTAAGCGTGATTTGTTTTCCATTGCATTAGATAATTATAAAAATGATTCACGAGCTTTTTGGTATTATACTGTTTCTGCGGGAAATGCCCACGAAATCGCATCGGTGGTGGATGAGTGCGTGGCGAATGGAAATAGAGTGTTGTTTAATTTTTACAGTGATATAGACAATCTGGGTGGTGCTTTGGATCATCGTCAAGGATTTGACAATGTAAGAGAAGAAATTGATAAAGTGATTCAGCGCTATCCGAATTTTATTTATTTATCATCCTATTTAACTAACGTGATTTCCACCGGTGAACTGTATGGTCAACAATGGGGATATGATGTATGCACAACCGTCAGCACAAATCTACCGGAATATGCAGATCGAATGAAAAATGGGAATCCATACAGTCCCCATTTTCGAGCGTATAATTCTGATTTCAAAACAACAAGACGATGTTGCACTGGCATTGATCGTTCATGTGAATCCTGCCTGGATGTATGGCAGCATTTTTCTTGGGTGATGCTGAATATGAAAAAACATTTGAGATCAAAACAGGAATTCACCAATTGGCTTACAAGTATGTATTTATTTTATCTTATCAATCGATTGGTAGATTATGAAAATGGTGTAAAACATCTTCCTGAAATTCATAAAAGAGTTAATGAAATTAAAATAGCAACAAAGGCACAAGGGGTCGAAGAAAAAATTTGA